A portion of the Sulfurospirillum diekertiae genome contains these proteins:
- a CDS encoding saccharopine dehydrogenase family protein, whose translation MATVLIIGAGGVSRVVTKKCAMNSAVFSHIVLASRTKSKCDQIANEIKESLHVNIETAAIDADDVDALVVLIEKVKPALVMNIALPYQDLTIMDACIKTKVPYLDTANYEHPDLAKFEYKEQWARDKAFKDAGIMALLGSGFDPGVTNVFCAYAQQYLFDEINSIDILDCNAGDHGYAFATNFNPEINLREVSSKGRYWEEGKWIETEPVSVKMVWDYPEVGPKDSYLLYHEELESLVQNIKGLKRIRFFMTFGQSYLTHMKCLENVGMLRIDEVEVDGVKIVPIQLLKALLPDPASLGPRTVGFTNIGCVFEGLKDGQKRKIYIYNVCDHQACYRETGAQAVSYTTGVPAMIGAKMMLEGKWAGKGVFNMEQFDAKPFMDELNTQGLPWKIIEMKPEETFEVK comes from the coding sequence ATGGCAACAGTATTAATTATTGGCGCGGGTGGGGTGAGTCGTGTCGTCACCAAAAAATGTGCGATGAACAGCGCGGTATTTTCACACATCGTCTTGGCAAGCAGAACCAAATCAAAGTGCGACCAAATCGCAAACGAGATCAAAGAATCTTTACATGTAAACATTGAAACGGCTGCGATTGATGCGGACGATGTGGATGCGTTGGTGGTTTTAATCGAAAAAGTAAAACCCGCTTTGGTGATGAACATCGCCCTTCCATACCAAGATCTTACCATCATGGATGCGTGCATTAAAACCAAAGTACCTTACCTTGATACCGCAAACTACGAGCATCCAGATCTCGCAAAATTTGAGTACAAAGAACAATGGGCAAGAGATAAAGCGTTTAAAGACGCGGGCATTATGGCACTTTTGGGCAGTGGATTTGATCCGGGTGTGACGAATGTTTTTTGTGCCTATGCACAGCAATACCTTTTCGATGAGATCAACTCTATCGACATCTTAGACTGTAATGCAGGCGATCACGGTTACGCATTTGCGACCAATTTTAATCCCGAAATTAACCTTAGAGAAGTGAGCTCCAAAGGGCGTTACTGGGAAGAGGGCAAGTGGATCGAGACTGAGCCAGTGTCTGTGAAAATGGTGTGGGATTACCCCGAAGTAGGGCCAAAAGACAGTTATTTGCTGTACCATGAAGAGTTAGAGTCTTTGGTTCAAAACATCAAAGGGCTTAAACGTATTCGCTTCTTTATGACGTTTGGTCAAAGCTACCTCACGCACATGAAATGTTTGGAAAACGTCGGTATGCTGCGCATTGATGAAGTGGAAGTCGATGGTGTGAAAATTGTGCCGATTCAACTCTTAAAAGCACTCCTTCCCGACCCAGCAAGTTTAGGACCTAGAACCGTTGGCTTTACCAACATCGGCTGTGTATTTGAAGGACTCAAAGACGGTCAAAAACGAAAAATCTACATCTACAACGTCTGCGATCACCAAGCGTGTTACCGCGAGACAGGTGCGCAAGCGGTCAGTTACACCACAGGCGTGCCTGCGATGATCGGCGCTAAAATGATGTTAGAAGGTAAATGGGCTGGTAAGGGTGTGTTCAATATGGAACAATTCGATGCAAAACCCTTTATGGACGAGCTCAACACCCAAGGGCTTCCTTGGAAAATCATCGAAATGAAACCTGAGGAAACGTTCGAAGTTAAGTAG
- the rdgB gene encoding RdgB/HAM1 family non-canonical purine NTP pyrophosphatase, whose product MRIILATSNQGKVKEFQSWISEYEVVAYSDVMPAFEIDETGLTFKENALIKARAVYEKLERKDDIVLSDDSGISVPSLGGIPGIYSARYAGINANAKENLTKLIATLKENGLAKTPAFYTAAIALVCAKGEFCVHGWMHGEAIAEARGNNGFGYDPMFVPCGFEQTLGELDESVKKAFSHRARALELAYIVLKSLK is encoded by the coding sequence TTGAGAATTATTTTAGCCACGTCCAATCAAGGAAAAGTGAAAGAGTTTCAGTCATGGATCAGCGAGTACGAAGTGGTTGCGTACAGTGATGTTATGCCTGCTTTTGAGATCGATGAAACGGGCTTAACCTTTAAAGAAAATGCTCTGATTAAAGCGCGCGCCGTGTATGAAAAACTGGAGCGTAAAGACGACATCGTTTTAAGCGATGACAGCGGCATTAGTGTGCCTTCCTTAGGTGGAATCCCCGGTATTTACAGTGCGCGTTATGCAGGAATTAATGCGAATGCTAAAGAGAATCTTACCAAATTGATTGCGACCTTAAAAGAGAACGGTCTTGCAAAAACACCCGCGTTTTACACGGCAGCGATTGCGCTTGTGTGTGCCAAAGGTGAATTTTGTGTACATGGCTGGATGCACGGTGAAGCTATAGCAGAGGCTCGTGGAAACAATGGTTTTGGCTACGATCCGATGTTTGTTCCCTGCGGATTTGAGCAAACCTTGGGTGAACTGGATGAAAGTGTCAAAAAAGCGTTTTCACACCGAGCCCGCGCGTTGGAGCTCGCGTATATCGTGCTTAAAAGCTTGAAATAA
- the mltA gene encoding murein transglycosylase A — protein MRYSLPLLICLLFVLSGCAPKSAPTPQDEAFVTSVKAQNERFNALAEHENFDELLSLFRQNCAAPLSKKAYPNVCEQALHVKDARAFFQNSFELKKIQPNDQRSMLTGYYEPLLHGSMKKSARFKYPVYAKPKDLVAIVGEHDKKMRGRSVKGKMLPYYTRAEIEKHKINAEVLCYVDDKIDLFFMEVQGSGRVEFEDGKVVFIGYADSNGHPYKSLGREMFNRGIFTNLEDISLQSIKAWLVAHPNQIDAMLNTNPSYVFFRKMEQRATGSLGLVLTPERSVAVDRSYIPLGSLLAVKSESPNYKVDKFVFAQDTGGAIKGPNRADMFMGYGERAQWIAGELKAPLEVWIMQPKF, from the coding sequence ATGCGATATAGTCTCCCCCTTTTGATCTGTCTGCTGTTTGTGTTGAGCGGTTGTGCTCCAAAATCTGCTCCTACGCCTCAAGATGAAGCGTTTGTCACCTCTGTAAAAGCTCAAAATGAACGCTTTAATGCACTCGCTGAGCATGAGAACTTTGATGAACTTCTTTCGCTTTTTCGCCAAAATTGCGCCGCACCGCTGAGCAAAAAAGCGTATCCGAATGTTTGTGAACAAGCGTTACATGTAAAAGATGCCAGAGCCTTTTTTCAAAACTCATTTGAGCTTAAAAAGATTCAGCCTAATGATCAACGCTCGATGCTGACGGGGTATTACGAGCCCTTATTGCATGGCAGTATGAAAAAAAGTGCACGCTTTAAATATCCTGTGTATGCAAAACCCAAAGATTTGGTCGCAATTGTGGGAGAACACGACAAAAAAATGCGTGGACGCTCCGTGAAAGGCAAAATGCTTCCGTACTATACCCGTGCAGAGATTGAAAAGCATAAAATCAATGCCGAAGTGCTCTGTTATGTGGACGATAAAATCGATCTTTTCTTTATGGAAGTGCAAGGTTCTGGCAGGGTTGAATTTGAAGATGGTAAAGTCGTCTTTATAGGCTATGCGGACTCCAATGGGCATCCGTACAAATCACTCGGTCGAGAGATGTTCAATCGTGGCATTTTTACCAACCTCGAAGATATCTCTTTACAGAGTATCAAAGCGTGGCTAGTAGCGCATCCTAACCAAATTGACGCGATGCTCAATACCAATCCAAGCTATGTGTTCTTTCGCAAAATGGAACAACGTGCTACGGGAAGTTTAGGACTGGTTTTAACGCCTGAACGCTCCGTTGCAGTAGATCGCAGTTATATTCCTCTAGGCTCTCTTTTAGCGGTCAAGAGCGAATCGCCTAACTACAAAGTCGATAAATTTGTCTTTGCGCAAGACACGGGTGGTGCCATTAAAGGGCCCAATCGGGCTGATATGTTTATGGGCTATGGCGAGAGGGCACAGTGGATAGCAGGCGAGCTCAAAGCACCGCTGGAAGTCTGGATAATGCAACCGAAGTTTTAA
- a CDS encoding MFS transporter, producing MFKTIFPLSLIISLRFLGLFIVLPVLSVYALHLEGSNEFLVGITIGGYALTQMFLQIPFGILSDKIGRKITIFIGLVVFLVGSLVCAYSTTIYGLMMGRFLQGAAAIGAVGTAMISDMVKEEVRGHAMAIMGGCIAASFAISMMLGSVIGGYYGVDKLFFYHRCPLCFAMIVLYTKVPNPPKIIHNYGADETQLRHILKDKNLMKMNITNMLQKGMMTLAFMVIPIIMVQEFGFAKKELWMVYLPAMLCGVLAMGPSAILGEKKHKAKEMLMIGVALFAISYVMMGYAHKAPWFIVGVVIFFIGFNMHEPLMQSMASKYAKVHQKGAALGVFNTFGYGGTFVGGVFGGYFLQHFGIMEIAWVIFIICILWLFLIASLKNPSHNKNIYLPYGEFDISRVEHLKGLKGIVEWYRNESEKILVVKYDANLTDKETILAVIS from the coding sequence ATGTTTAAAACTATTTTTCCCCTTAGCCTTATTATTTCACTCCGTTTCTTAGGTCTCTTCATCGTCCTTCCCGTCCTCTCCGTTTACGCACTTCATCTCGAAGGCTCAAACGAATTTTTAGTGGGTATTACCATCGGTGGATACGCACTCACGCAAATGTTTCTGCAAATTCCTTTTGGCATTTTATCAGACAAAATTGGACGTAAAATTACTATTTTTATTGGACTGGTTGTTTTTCTCGTCGGCTCGCTCGTGTGTGCGTATAGCACGACGATTTATGGACTGATGATGGGTCGTTTCTTGCAAGGTGCAGCAGCCATTGGCGCTGTAGGAACGGCAATGATCAGCGACATGGTCAAAGAAGAGGTACGCGGACATGCCATGGCGATTATGGGTGGCTGTATTGCTGCCAGTTTTGCGATTTCCATGATGTTAGGTTCTGTCATTGGTGGTTATTACGGTGTCGATAAGCTCTTTTTTTATCACCGCTGCCCTCTCTGTTTTGCGATGATCGTGCTTTACACCAAAGTGCCTAACCCTCCCAAAATTATTCACAACTATGGTGCTGATGAGACGCAACTGAGACATATTCTCAAAGACAAGAACCTCATGAAAATGAACATCACCAACATGCTTCAAAAAGGGATGATGACGCTTGCCTTTATGGTCATTCCTATCATCATGGTGCAAGAGTTCGGTTTTGCCAAAAAAGAGCTGTGGATGGTATATCTGCCTGCAATGCTTTGTGGTGTGCTTGCGATGGGACCTTCTGCCATTTTAGGAGAGAAAAAACATAAAGCCAAAGAGATGCTCATGATCGGTGTAGCCCTTTTTGCGATCAGCTACGTCATGATGGGTTATGCGCACAAAGCTCCATGGTTCATCGTAGGTGTGGTTATCTTCTTTATCGGCTTTAATATGCATGAACCGCTCATGCAATCCATGGCAAGCAAATACGCTAAAGTTCACCAAAAAGGTGCGGCTCTGGGTGTCTTTAATACGTTTGGTTACGGTGGAACATTTGTGGGTGGTGTGTTTGGTGGTTATTTCTTGCAACACTTTGGCATTATGGAGATTGCGTGGGTAATCTTCATCATCTGTATTCTCTGGCTCTTTTTGATCGCTAGCCTTAAAAATCCAAGCCATAATAAAAACATCTACTTGCCTTATGGTGAATTTGATATTTCACGTGTAGAACACCTCAAAGGGCTTAAGGGCATTGTTGAGTGGTATCGCAACGAAAGTGAGAAAATCTTGGTCGTCAAATACGATGCCAACCTCACTGACAAAGAGACGATTTTAGCGGTCATTTCCTAA
- a CDS encoding YqaA family protein, translating into MSYLSLFLTSFASATLLPGGSEALFVYLLSLHLNPFFLLLIATLGNTLGAFVNYLLGKYATDFALRKNYMSEKHLRKASSLFEKYGAWSLLFSWLPIIGDPLTFVAGVVRYEWWKFIIIVGFSKFARYIFVYLGFLAIAS; encoded by the coding sequence GTGAGTTATCTCTCTCTTTTTCTAACAAGTTTCGCATCTGCCACGCTACTACCGGGTGGAAGCGAAGCGCTTTTTGTTTATCTTCTTAGCCTTCATTTAAACCCTTTTTTTTTGCTTCTCATCGCAACGCTGGGCAATACCTTAGGCGCATTTGTCAACTATCTGCTTGGAAAATACGCCACAGACTTTGCACTTCGCAAAAACTATATGAGCGAAAAACACCTCCGAAAAGCCTCGTCTCTTTTTGAAAAATACGGTGCTTGGAGCTTGCTCTTTTCTTGGCTTCCCATCATCGGCGATCCACTCACGTTTGTTGCAGGCGTTGTTCGTTATGAGTGGTGGAAGTTTATTATCATCGTGGGATTTTCAAAATTCGCTCGGTATATTTTTGTCTACCTTGGCTTTTTAGCCATCGCATCGTAA
- a CDS encoding transcriptional antiterminator Rof, which produces MNTPISCEFYDQLMVAIERKIPSTIVYLEKEQSTTLKGVVTELRMIDYEEFLVLKGGKKINLQTIFSFNGKRHKEVSFLHVKKIDGTK; this is translated from the coding sequence ATGAACACACCCATCTCCTGCGAATTTTACGATCAACTCATGGTCGCCATAGAACGTAAAATTCCTTCCACCATTGTCTATCTGGAAAAGGAACAAAGCACTACACTTAAAGGTGTTGTTACAGAATTAAGGATGATCGATTATGAAGAGTTTTTAGTTTTAAAAGGCGGAAAAAAGATCAATCTTCAAACGATTTTTTCGTTTAATGGCAAAAGACATAAAGAGGTTTCGTTTTTACATGTAAAGAAGATTGATGGCACAAAATGA
- a CDS encoding SLC13 family permease: MFNTKKMIFIVLALVAMLSMIYLTPEMPGLNFKGKVALGVGIFAIIVWISQALDDAQSGFLIIAFLVLFGAGKIGEALIGYSSTGVWIVVLGMIMAACMGDTGLSKRLALIIVSKIGKSAINLYWAISLVTLIMTFFIPSLAAKTLLVLPIITSMGLAFGAEKGQSTLVKGLIYIVTIAGTMYCMGIMTSHAANPISVSLIKNATGVDVSWMEWFKIGMPPALLMGLIATYIIIKMFPPDIEDISAGRDVMNQQLSDMGKMSSKEIYAFVIFIATLLLWATDKLHGLNATLVAMLAVAAMIAPVPTQVMTWKEAEKKVPWNVFIVYGAGLSMGSLLVKTGAAAWLASTFFHPLLSLDVKLQVVIFIWLMLALQVLFTGAGPKTTALTPVVIAHAIAVAALPANAGMQVTAFVILVSMNMLHQYLLPVSNLPNIIGLATEEITSSELIKVGAIMSLFGAVFCTVMVYTYWSWIGLF, encoded by the coding sequence ATGTTTAATACGAAGAAGATGATTTTTATTGTTTTGGCGTTAGTCGCTATGCTTTCCATGATTTATCTCACACCTGAGATGCCGGGATTAAATTTTAAAGGGAAAGTCGCGCTTGGTGTTGGTATCTTTGCTATCATCGTCTGGATTTCGCAAGCCCTAGATGATGCACAGAGCGGTTTTTTAATCATTGCTTTTTTAGTGCTTTTTGGGGCAGGAAAAATTGGAGAAGCACTGATCGGCTATTCTTCTACGGGCGTTTGGATTGTTGTTTTAGGTATGATTATGGCGGCGTGTATGGGTGACACAGGACTTTCTAAAAGACTTGCTCTTATCATCGTGAGTAAGATTGGAAAATCGGCTATCAATTTGTATTGGGCAATCTCCTTAGTGACGCTGATTATGACCTTTTTTATTCCTTCTCTTGCAGCAAAAACCCTTTTGGTTTTGCCGATTATCACCTCGATGGGTTTGGCATTTGGTGCAGAAAAAGGGCAAAGTACCCTCGTAAAAGGGTTGATTTATATTGTCACTATCGCAGGAACGATGTACTGCATGGGCATTATGACCTCCCACGCCGCAAACCCCATTTCCGTTAGCCTTATCAAAAATGCAACAGGCGTTGATGTCAGCTGGATGGAGTGGTTTAAAATCGGCATGCCACCCGCTTTACTCATGGGCTTGATTGCAACCTATATCATCATTAAGATGTTTCCACCCGATATTGAAGATATATCCGCTGGTCGCGATGTGATGAATCAACAATTAAGCGACATGGGGAAAATGAGTTCAAAAGAGATTTATGCTTTTGTCATTTTCATCGCAACACTACTGCTGTGGGCAACCGATAAACTGCACGGTCTCAATGCGACCCTTGTTGCTATGCTTGCCGTTGCCGCGATGATCGCCCCCGTTCCTACGCAAGTTATGACATGGAAAGAAGCTGAGAAAAAAGTTCCTTGGAATGTTTTTATTGTGTATGGAGCTGGTTTGTCTATGGGTTCATTGCTCGTTAAAACGGGTGCAGCCGCATGGCTTGCGAGTACATTTTTTCATCCGTTGCTCAGCCTCGATGTCAAACTGCAAGTCGTTATTTTTATCTGGCTGATGCTTGCCCTTCAAGTTTTATTCACAGGTGCGGGGCCTAAAACAACCGCATTGACGCCCGTGGTTATTGCTCATGCCATTGCGGTTGCAGCGCTTCCCGCCAATGCTGGCATGCAAGTCACAGCATTTGTCATTTTAGTCAGTATGAATATGCTTCACCAATACCTACTCCCCGTCTCCAATCTCCCGAACATCATCGGTCTCGCAACGGAAGAGATCACCTCAAGCGAATTGATTAAAGTCGGTGCGATTATGAGTCTCTTTGGTGCGGTATTTTGTACGGTTATGGTTTATACCTATTGGAGTTGGATAGGGCTATTTTGA